A stretch of the Acanthochromis polyacanthus isolate Apoly-LR-REF ecotype Palm Island chromosome 22, KAUST_Apoly_ChrSc, whole genome shotgun sequence genome encodes the following:
- the LOC110971317 gene encoding caveolae-associated protein 2-like — protein sequence MVTTETHQSQDLLVPPKNQDQQDQQDQQDQQDQQDQQDQQDQDQASSPLAGLELDKMNQGPVNAITVLTLLDKLVNMLDAVQENQHKMEGHQVEMEGVVRGIQADMTKLSKSHSHTSNTVSKLLDKSRKLSVTMKEVRDRMERQGVQVKKLEANHAHLIARNNFKVLIFQEENEIPSTVFVKDPPPFPRDEILEEREESLDRNSSTGCGLQTIDLSSDEDVGLEAELEEEEVWPHDLENMEKSRAEKLKRSSLKKVDSLKKAFSRQNIEKKMTKIGTKIVSAEQREKIKQKTSSLKVSPLSFSIRKPRSSSDSQPPEGSAPTQEPLTTEADIQLSPLGSSDLDVPFTEVHAQLAPAEHQEEELREEVEEEEGKEEVEVKEEVEEVEVKEEVEEVEVKEEVEEEVPVVLEADVSVASEGVPEQYALSSTLPQEEKEDES from the exons ATGGTGACTACCGAGACCCACCAGAGCCAGGACCTGCTGGTCCCCCCCAAGAACCAGGACCAGCAGGACCAGCAGGACCAGCAGGACCAGCAGGACCAGCAGGACCAGCAGGACCagcaggaccaggaccaggccTCCTCCCCTCTGGCAGGCCTGGAGCTGGACAAGATGAACCAGGGTCCCGTCAACGCCATCACAGTTCTAACGCTGTTGGACAAACTGGTCAACATGCTGGACGCCGTGCAGGAGAACCAGCACAAGATGGAG GGCCACCAGGTGGAGATGGAGGGCGTGGTCAGAGGGATCCAGGCTGATATGACCAAACTGTCCAAGAGTCACAGTCACACGTCCAACACCGTTAGCAAGCTGCTGGACAAGAGTCGCAAGCTGTCGGTCACCATGAAGGAG GTCCGTGATAGGATGGAGCGTCAGGGCGTCCAGGTGAAGAAGCTGGAGGCAAACCACGCCCACTTGATCGCCAGGAACAACTTCAAAGTCCTCATCTTCCAG GAGGAGAACGAGATCCCGTCCACGGTGTTCGTGAAAGATCCTCCTCCGTTCCCTCGTGATGAGATCCTGGAGGAACGTGAGGAAAGCCTAGACAGGAACAGTTCCACTGGCTGCGGGCTGCAGACCATCGACCTATCGTCTGATGAGGATGTCGGTCTGGAGGCGGAGctagaagaggaggaggtgtggcCTCACGATTTGGAGAACATGGAGAAATCCAGAGCCGAGAAACTGAAACGATCCAGCCTGAAGAAG GTGGACAGTCTGAAGAAGGCCTTCTCCAGGCAGAACATagagaaaaagatgacaaagattGGAACGAAGATCGTTTCAGCGGAACAACGAGAGAAGATCAAGCAGAAGACCTCCAGCCTGAAGGTTTCCCCACTGAGCTTCAGCATAAGGAAG CCTCGCAGCAGCTCTGACTCCCAGCCTCCAGAGGGCTCAGCTCCGACCCAGGAGCCACTCACCACCGAGGCCGACATCCAGCTCTCTCCTCTGGGCAGCAGCGACCTGGACGTCCCCTTCACGGAGGTACACGCCCAGCTGGCCCCGGCTGAAcaccaggaggaggagctgagggAGGAGgtcgaagaggaggaggggaaggaggaggtggaggtgaaggaggaagTGGAAGaggtggaggtgaaggaggaagtggaggaggtggaggtgaaggaggaagtggaggaggaggtgccGGTGGTTCTGGAGGCCGATGTGTCAGTGGCTTCTGAGGGGGTTCCTGAGCAGTACGCTCTGTCCTCCACCCTCCctcaggaggagaaggaggacgaGTCCTAA